The segment GCTGGAAGAGGTCCTCGTGGGCGAGCGTGAAGCGCAGCGCGGTGGGCGAGCCGTAGCAGAGCGCGCCCTGCCGGCCGTTGCCGCTGATCAGCGCGTGCTCCCAGTCCTCGGTCCTGGTGGCGTCACGGAAGGACGGATTGACTTGGCTCTGCACGGCTCCTACTTTGTTTAGAGATTAAACTAAAGTCAAGGCGGTGCGATGCTTCACTTCGGCGGCGACTACAACCCCGAGCAGTGGCCGGAGGAGGTGTGGGACGAGGACGTCGCGCTGATGCGGCAGGCCGGCGTCACCATCGCCACGGTCGGGGTGTTCGCCTGGTCGAACCTCGAGCCCGAGCCGGGGCGGTACGAGTTCGGCTGGCTCGACCGGGTGCTGGACCGCCTGCACGACGGCGGCATCAAGGTCGCCCTGGCCACCCCGACCGCGTCACCGCCGCCCTGGTTCACCCTGGCCCATCCGCAGGCCATGCCGGTGACCGCCGACGGGGTGCGGCTCACGCACGGTAGCCGCGACACGTATTGCGTCTCCGCCCCGGAGTACCGGGCCGCCGCCCGCACCATCGCCGCCAGGCTGGCCGAACGCTATGCCGGCCACCCGGCGCTGGCGATGTGGCACGTGCACAACGAGTACGGGACCGACTGCCGCTGCGACGCCACCGCCGCGGCGTTCCGGACCTGGTTGCAGAAGCAGCACGGCGACCTGGACACCCTCAACGAGGTGTGGACCACGGCGTTCTGGAGCCAGCGGTACTCGGACTGGGCGCAGATCCTGCCGCCGCGCGCCACGCAGTACCTGCCGAATCCGGCGCACGTGCTGGACTTCCGCCGGTTCCTCTCCGACGAGCTGCTCAGCGGCTATGTCGAGCAGCGCGACCTGCTGCGCGCCGCCAACCCGGACGTGCCGATCACCACCAACTTCGTGCAGGGCGGCTGGGTGAGCGTGGACCACGCGCGCTGGGCCGCCGAGGTCGATCTCGTCGCGGTCGACCACTACCCGGACGACGCCGGGCCGGGCGCCGAGGAGGAGACCGCGTTCGCCGGTGACCTGGCCCGCGGCTGGGGTGGCGGGTCGTGGCTGCTGATGGAGACCGCGCCGAACCTGATCTACACGCGCGGGCGGATGCACGCCAAGGAACCGGGGCGGCTCACCCGGCACAGCCTCGGCTATGTGGCGCGTGGCTCCAACGGGGCGATGTACTTCCAGTGGCGGCAGCCGCGCGGCGGGGCCGAGCTGTTCCACTCGGCGCTGGTTCCGCATGCGGGTCCGGACAGTCCGGTCTTCCGTGAGGCGGTGGGCCTCGGGCGTACCCTCAAAAGCCTGTCTCCGCAGGTTGCCGATGCGGCGCCGCGCACGGCGCGGATCGCGGTGACCTGGGACGCGCCCTCCTGGTGGGCGTTGCAGGGCGGCGGCCGGCCGTCCGCCGACATCGACTACCTGGCCGCGGTCCGGCAGGCCCATCGCGCGCTGTTCCGGTCCAAACTGGAGACCGACTTCGTCTTCCCCGGCGTCTCCACCGACGCCCTCGGCGACTACCGCATGATCGTCGTGCCGCATCTCTACCTGGTGTCGGACGAGGCGGCCGCGGCCTTCCGTGACTATGTGGCGGAAGGCGGGCACCTGGTGGTGGGCCATCTCAGTGGCATCGCGGATCCGGCGGGCCGGATCCGGTTGGGCGGTTACCCGGGCGCCTTCCGCGAGGTTCTCGGGGTACGCGTGGTCGAGTGGCACCCCCAGCCACCGGAGACGGAGTTCGCCCTCGACGACGGCCTGCGGGCTTCCCGATGGGCCGAGCGGGTGGAGACTGCCGGCGCGCAGACGCTGGCCCGGTACACGGCCGGGGTGCTGGCGGGCGCCCCGGCCGTCACCCGCAACCGGTTCGGCGCGGGCTCGGCCTGGTACCTCTCGACCGCCCTGACCGACGACAGCCTCGCCCGGCTGCTGCGGCAGGTGGCGGCCGAGGCCGGGGTGGAGCCGGTGCTGCCCGGGCTGCCGTCGCAGGTGGAGGCGGTACGGCGCGGCGACCTGCTGTTCCTCTTCAACCACGGGCCGGAGGCGGCGACCGTGCCGCTGCCGGAGGGCGAGGTCACCGTGCAGGGCGGCGGATTCCGGACGGTCCGGCCGGCTGGGTGTGGAACGCCCGGCGGTACGCCGACGGGGATGTCTTCATCGCCTGGGCGAAGTGGTGGCGGTAGGTGACCGCGGTCTCGAACCCGACCGCGGTCGCGATCGCCTCGATCGGCGTCCGGGTCGACTCCAGCAGGGCCAGGCTGGCGTGCACCCGCCGGTCGATCAGCCAGCGGATCGGGGTCGTCCCGGTGGCCCGGGCGAAATGCCGCAGATAGGTACGGGCGGACATGTGCGCCCGCTGCGCCAGCACGTCGACCGTGATCGGCTCGGTGAGGTTGCCCAGCGCCCACTCCATGCTCCGGGCCACCCGGGCGTCCTCCGGATCCGCTGTCACCGGGGCCTCGACGAACTGCGCCTGCCCGCCGTCGCGATGCGGTTGCACGACCAGCCGGCGGGCCACCGCGTTGGCGATGGTCGGGCCGTGGTCGCGGCGGATCACGTGCAGGCAGAGGTCCAGGCCGGCGGCGCTGCCCGCGCTGGTCAGCACCGCGCCGTCGTCGATGTAGAGCACCTCCGCGTCGACCTCGACCGCCGGGTGGCGGCGGCGCAGGGCCTCCGCGTACCGCCAGTGGGTGGTGGCCCGGCGGCCGTCCAGCAGACCGGCCCCGGCCAGCGCGAACGCGCCCGAGCAGATCGACATGATCCGGGCGCCGCGGTCGTGGGCGGTCCGGAGAGCCTCGACCAGGGCCGGTGACGGGTCGACGCGGACGTCCGGCACACCGGGCACGATCAGCGTGTCGGCGGCGGCGAACGCGTCCAGGCCGTGCTCGGTGTGCAGCGTGGCGCCGCCGACCAGCCGGACCGGGCCGGGCGACTCGGCGCAGATGGTCAACTCGTACCAGGGGACGTCGAACTCGGGGCGGGGCAGCCCGAAGACCTCGGTGACGATGCCCATCTCGAAGACCGACATGCCCTCGTAGGCGAGCACCGATACCGTCCGCATGGCGGAATCTTAGCGAGAGGTGTCTCCCGCGCCACTGGGCCGGGATGGCTCCGGCCACGACGATCAGGGCATGACTGATTCCGCTGTTGCCTTCTTCGCCGCCCGCCTCGAGTTCGAGACCGACGTCAGCGACGTGCACGCCGATCTGGAAGCCGGCACGACCGGTGTCGTGGTGATCGACTCGCGCAGTGCCGAGTCGTGGCGGCAGGGGCGGCTCCCGCACGCCGTACACCTGCCCACCCGTGAGATCGCCGCCCGGGCCGCCGAGGTGATCCCGCCCGGCACCCGGGTGGTCACGTACTGCTGGGGGCCCGGGTGCAACGGCGCCACCCGGGCCGCGCTGGAGTTCGCCAAACTCGGCTACCCGGTCAAGGAGATGATCGGGGGATACGAGTACTGGGTGCGGGAGGGCTTCCCGGTCCGCGACGACCAGGGCGTCCAGACCCGTCCGGTGGACGAGCTGACCGCCCCGGCCGGCGCAGCCTGCGGCTGCTAGCCGAGCAGCTCGTCGAGCCAGGCGTTGCGGAACGTGCCGGCCGGGTCGTAGCGCCGCACCAGGCCGGCAAAGTCGGCGAAGCGGGGGTACGCGTCACGCAGCGCCGCCGGATCGGTGGTGAAGATCTTGCCCCAGTGCGGGCGGGCGCCCAGCGGAGCCAGGGCTTCCTCGAGGTCGGCGACCACCGGCAGCACCGCCTCGGTGTCGGCGATCCAGGTGAAGTGCAAGGCCAGACTGTCCTGCTGAAAGTTGGGGCTCAGCCAGAGGTCGTCGGCGGCAATCGTACGGATCTCGCAGACCTGCACCACCGCGGCGACGCGCTCACGCACTCGGTTCACCGCCTCGATCGCGGCGCCGGCCTGCTCGCGCGGCACGTGCCACTCGGACTGGAGCTCCTCGCCGCTGCTGGGGGTGAACTCCATCCGGAAGTGCGGCAGCCGGGTGTGCCAGGGACCGGGCACGCCGCCCTGCTCGGTGCAGTTCTCGGTGGGCATGCCGGGGACCGGGTGCCGGGGGCCGTCGGCCGGGCGGGCGCCGTGGAAGTCGCCGGCCGGCAGCGGGTCCAGCCGCTTCAGCCACACCATGTCGACGTCCGGGCTGGTCCAGCGGGTGAAGAGGCTGACGCTGTACCCGTCGGCGAGGATCTCGTCCAGCTCGTCGCGCACGGCGGCCGCGGGCAGGTCGTCGTAGACGTACTGCCGCAGGTCGAAGGCCGGCACCACATCCAGGGTGAGGGCGGTGACCACGCCGAGCGCGCCGAGGCCGACCACGGCGCCGGGGAAGTCCGCGTCGGCGCGGGTCAGGGTGACCAGCTCGCCGTCGGCGCGGACCATCTCGATGCCGGAGACGGTGGTGGCCAGGTTGCCGTGGCGCACGCCGGAACCGTGGGTGGCGGTGGCGACCGCGCCGACCACCGAGATGTGCGGCAGGGACGCCATGTTGTGCACGGCCAGGCCCTCGGCGGCCAGTCGGGCGGCCAGTTCGCCATACCGGATACCGCCGTCGACGCGGACCGAGGCGCGATCCGGCGCGACCTCGACGACGCGCGGAAGGTCGGCCAGTGACAGCAGGTCGCCGTCGGTGTCGGCGAGCCGGTTGAACGAGTGCCCGGAGCCGAGCACCCGCAGCCGGCCGGCCGCCGCGACGATGTCCCGCACCTCGTCGACGGAGCGTGGGCGGTGCACCCGCTCCGCCCCGAAGACGATGTTGCCGGCCCAGTTCGTGAGGTGTTCCCGCATTGCTCTCCCAGGTCGCCGAGGCAGTCGCGTCCTACCCTACGGCGGTCCCGGCAGGGCCGGAAAGGTCAGAGTATCCGCTGTTCAGGGCATCTCCGGTCGCACGCGGCGTTAGGGTCGGGGCGACCGGCCGACGGACCGAGGAGGGCACGCCATGGCGTCGATCGTGGTCGCCGAGGACGACACCGACATCGCCGCGCTGCTCGCCACTGTGCTGAGCAACGCGGGCCACACCGTGCACACCGCTCCGAACGGGGCCGAGGCACTCGAGGCGATCACCGAGACGAACCCGGACCTGATCATTCTCGATCACCACATGCCGGGGATGAGCGGGCTCGACGTCGCCGAACGGCTCCGTTCCACGGACACCACCGCGAACACTCCGGTGATCATGCTGTCTGCCGCGGCGCCGGCCGCCGCACGGGGCCTGGTCGACGTCACGATCTCCAAACCGGTACGCCCGAAGCACCTGGTCGAGGCGGCCGACGAACTCCTCGCCGCCCGTAAGACCGGCGAGCACCCGGCACACGACGCGGCCACCCAGCTGGTGGACGTGGAACGGCTGCTCGCCGTCTCCGACTTCCTGACCCGGCCGGCGCACGCGGCCACGCTGGACCGGTTCGCCGAGGAACTGACCCGGATCACCGGGGTGCCGATGGCGGCGATCACGCTGGTGCTCAACGACAGCGTGGTGGTGGCCGGCTCGTACGGGCTGCCGAAGTGGGTGCAGGAGGCGGGCGGGGTGCCGGTCGAGTGGTCGCCGGACACCATCGTCGTGGCCGAAGACGTTCCGGTGCTGATCAGCGACAGCCGGGCCGACGAGGAGTACGCGTCCTCGCCGCTCTTCTCGATCAGCGGGGTGCGGTCGTACGCCAGCGTCCCGCTGAACTCCACCGAGGGCCACGTCGTCGGGACCCTCTGCGTGATGGACGACAAGCCGGGCACCTGCACCGAGGACACCGTGCAGACTCTGCACTCTCAGCGTGCGCCGGCGTTGGGGTTGCTCTCCCGCGTCGGCTGATCCGCTGCACGACTCCAGGTAACCCACCGTTATATTAGCGCTCGCTAGTATCGCTTCGGGTCGATTTGTTGCTGTCTGGGGTGCTCGGGCGGATCAAGCCTGCTATGTGCCCAAACGATGGCAGTGGGCTCGTCTTTCCCGACATAAAATCGCCCGCAGATCCAAATCGAGATCAGCTGCACGTTCTCTCGTAACGAAAGCTGCGTCACAATCAGTCACGCCCACGGCTGTGGTGCGGGCAGGATGCAGCCCGGCGGAATCGCGAGCGAGAGGAAACGCGCGAAATGGCGGAGATCCATCACTTCGAGTACGGATGGGTTACCCCGACGGTCAGCTACGTGTTGTCCGTGCTCGGATCCCTCCTCGGGCTCACCTCAGCGGTCCGGCTGCGGTCCGCCAAGTCCGGTGGGGAACGAACCTGGTGGCTGATCCTGGCTGCCGTCGCCATCGGTGCGACCGGCATCTGGAGCATGCACTTCGTCGCCATGATGGGCTTCAAGGTCGAGGGCACGCCGATCCGGTACGACGTCGGCCTGACCGTGGCGAGCGCCCTGATCGCGTTCGTGGCCGTCGGTGTCGGTCTGGCCATCGCGCTGCTCGGTTCCGCCGCTCCGCGTACCCGGATCCTGATCGGCGGCGTGCTCGCCGGTCTCGGCGTGGCCGCGATGCACTACACCGGCATGGCCGCCATGGAGCTGCACGGCGAGATCCACTACGCCGGCCGGGAGGTCGCCCTCTCCATCGCGATCGCCGTGGTCGCCGCGACGGTCGCGCTCTGGCTCACCCTGGTCGTCAACAAGCCGGTCGTCATCTTCATCTCGGCGCTGGTCATGGGCATCGCCGTCAACGGCATGCACTTCACCGGCATGCTCGCCATGTCGGTGCTCACCGAGCCCAACCTCGACGCGGTGGCCGGCGCGACCGCCAGCGGTCTGCTCGTCCCGATCGGCGGCGCGGTGCTGTTCGCCATCATCGGCATGGTCTATTCGCTGATGGCCGCGCCCACCGAGGAGGACCGGGTGGCCGCCGCCTACCTCGCGCAGCGCCTGGACTCGCGTCCCGCGCCGTCGGCCGGCCCGCAGCCGGGTCAGCTGTGGGGTCAGCAGCCGCAGGCGAACCAGGGCCGGCAGCAGCCCCAGCAGCAGGGCCGGCAGCAGCCCCAGCAGCAGGGCTGGCAGCAGCCTCAGCAGCAGGGTCAACCGCAGGGTCAGCAGCAGGGATCCGGGCGCCCGACCCTGGGTGGTTCCTGGACGTATCGGGACCGTTCCGGTCAGTAGCACTTTTCGCCAAGGCGACCGAGGCTCGCCTGCCGGACTGTCCGGCTTTTATCAACCGAACCGACAGTGGATCGATCCGCACGTCGTTGCCGTGGATCGATAGGGTTCGGAAGGCGAAAAACGTGAAACTTGAAGCTCCGAGCACAACGGGGGATACGCGTGGCGGTCGGCATTCTCGGGACGGGTTCCTACCTCCCGGCGCGGGTCGTGACCAATGTGGACCTGCTGGCCCTGGTGCCGGACGCGGATCCGGAGTGGGTGTCGCGCAAGACGCTGATCGAGGAGCGCCGCTTCGCGGCCCCCGACGAGGCGGCGTCGGACCTGGCTGCCAACGCGGCCCGGGCGGCACTCGAGCGGGCCGGCGTCACGGCGGCGGAGATCGACTATGTGATCGTCTCCACATCGACCGGTGACTCGCCGCAGCCGCCCACGTCGAACCTGGTGCAGCACAAGATCGGCGCGACCCGGGCGGCGTGCTTCGACGTCAACGCGGTCTGCGCCGGATTCGTCTTCGCGCTCAACGTGGCCAACGGCCTGGTCGCCACCAACCCCGGCGCGCTGGTGCTGGTCATCGCCTCGGACATCTACTCCCGGATCCTCGACTTCGGCGACCGGCGTACGTCCGTGCTCTTCGGCGACGGCGCCGGCGCCGCAGTGGTCGGCGCCGTGCCGGACCGGTACGGGATCATCGACATCGATCTCGCCTCCCGGGGCGAGGCCAGCGACCTGATCTACGTGAAGGGCGGCGGTAGCCGCCTGCCGGCCTCGCCGGAGACGGTCGCCGAGGGCGACCACTACTTCCGGATGAACGGCCGGGGCGTTCGCGACTTCGTGGCGACCGCGGTGCCGCCGGCGCTGGACGCGCTGCTGCGCCGGTCCAACCTGAAGGCCGAGGACGTCGACCACTTCGTGCCGCACCAGGCCAACGGCATCATGCTGCAGGAGCTGGTGGAGTCGGCCGGCTTCCAGAACGCGCACACCCACTTGACCCTGCCCTGGTACGGCAACGTCGGCAGCGCGTCGCTTCCGGTCACTCTGGACGATGCGGCCCGCAACGGCTCGCTGCGTGACGGCGACCTGGTGATGCTGGCCGGCTTCGGTGGCGGCATGTCGCTGGGCGCCTGCCTGCTCCGCTGGGGTCACTGACCTCGCTGTTATTACTGTGGGCCCGGGCTTTCGCCCGGGCCCGTCGCGTCAGCTTGGCGCGGCGTTGCGCTTCCTGGCCGCGTTGCGCTGCCTGGCCGCGTTGCGCTGCCTGGCCGCGTTGCGCTGCCCGGCCCGGACCGCGTTGTGCTGCTCGGGCTGGACCGCGCTGCGTTATTTGGGCTGGATCAGCCAGTCCCAGGCGCGTTTCAGGCCGGTGCTGCGGCTCTCGGCCAGGCCGGCCGGCGAGTCGGCGCTCGGCGTGGCCAGCTGGTCGGCCGGCTCGCTGACGATCACGCCACGCTCGAAGAGGCCGTCGACCTGATCGCCGCCGGCGAAGCGGTGACCGTCGCCCGTCTTGATCAGCAGGCCGTGAAAGACGTCCGACTGCTCGTCGGCCAGCACGTGCTCGACCTTGCCCACCTTGTCGCCGGAGCGGTCGTACACCGGCGTGCCGTCCTTCAGGACCAGGTACGCCACCGGCGCGCCGAGGTCCTCCGGCGCAGTTTCGCTCTTCTCCGTCATGCTCGCCGTTTACCCGCTTTCCTGCCGCTTAACTCGACCCGCCTGGCCGCCCGCCGGCCGTCAACATCATCTTTTCGGTTGAGGCGTTCTAAACATTTTGTACAGGAATGGGTTTTTCAACCGAAACGCCGCAGAAAACTCAGTGACACGACATCCCTTCCCATATTGTCCCTTTTGTCGGAGGCGCCCATCGAGGCGACGGACAGAAGAGGCACGGGAGGATTCAAATGCAGAACAGCAGTCGGCGAATCGGAGCGTTCGTTGCCATGGCCACCGCGGCCGCAGGCTTCGCGGCGGTGTCGACAGCAGCTCCCGCCGCAGCAGCTCCCCGCGGACCGCAGCCGGTTTCCAACTGGCTCCAGCCGGTCCGCGCGGAAACCAGCAACTGGGTCAACATCCACTGGCGTACCGACCGGCGGATCTGTGACGTCGAGGTCCGCGTCCGCGGCGACCGGGCACGGGTCGACTACCCGGGCTTCCGTCGCTCGGCGACGCTGTCCCGCGGCGACACGCTGCGGCCGGGACGCACTGACTACACGCGGGTTCGGGTCACCCCGTACGGCCAGCGGGCCGGGGTGGCGAAGCTGTGGGCGACCATCTCGTACGACGAGTGCGGGTGGCGGTCGCGCACCATGACGCGCACGGCAGTGCTGTCGCTGCCGGTGCTGCGGAAGAACACCTGGCCGGGTGGCAACGGCGGTCCGGGCGGCCCCGGGCACAGCCACACCGGTGGGCCCAACCAGGGCGGTCCCGGCGGTCCGGGGCATGGCGGTTCGGGCGGTCCGGGGCAGAACAGTGGCCCGGGCGGGGGTCACAGCGGCTCCGGGCAGGGCAGTCCTGGCCAGCACAACAACACTGGTGCTGGCCAGGGCTGACCCGGTAACCAGGGCTGACGTTTCAAGCACCGCATAACGACGCGTGGCCGGCTTCCTGCCGGCCACGCGTCACATTATGAATATCAAACCGGGTGCAATTGTTTACACAGTAAAGAAAGCCGGGGAGTGGGCGCCCGGCCGGCCGGGGGGCAGTCCGGCCGGGCGCCGGCTGATCAGCGGTGCGCCATGATGAGCCCGGCCGGGTCGTAACAGACCACGTCCAGGGCACGGGCGATCAGCGCCGGGTCGTAGGTGGTGGCGTGGAACGTCGCCTCCAGGTGCAGAACACCGTTCATCTCGCTGGTGGTGAGCGTGATGCCCTCCGGGCCGTTCAGGGTCGGCACACTCTGGTTGACCCGGCCCTCCGGGGCCACCGCCCACGGCAGGTCGCCGAGCATGTCGTGCCGGCCCTGATTGCTGAAGGTCAGCCGCGGCTGCGGCTCGATCGGAACCTCGGTGGGGTACGGGTCCGGCATGCCGGGCGCCCCGGTCAGCATGATCTTGCCTTCGCGCAGCAGCATCATCGTCAGGATCCGGCCGGTGGCCAGCTCCGCCTTCAGCGTCTTGTGGATCGCCATCGGGTCGGTGAGGCTCGGCGGCGTCAGGAACGGGCCCTGGCAGAAGTTGCTGTCGATGCTGACGCCCTTGTCCAGGTAGCGACGGGCGTCGGCGAGGAACGTGCCGCCGCGCAGATCCGGCCGGTAGCCCATCTCGATCAGCGCCGCGGTGAACGCCGCGAACGTGATGGCCGAGGTGGTGACGCCGGGGGCGTACTCGTCACGCCAGGCGCGCATCTGGCCGAGCACCCGTGCCGACCGGGCCGTACGCACGGTCAGGCTGTCCTGCCACGGCCGCATCGGCACCTCTTCGGGGTGCGGCGGGCGGGCGAAGCTCAGGCCGGTCTTCCACCGGTCCGGATGCAGGCCGAACTGCTTCCACCAGGCCTTGACCAGCGCGGTGCGGTGCCGCTTCGAGGGCGCGATGCGGGCCGAGCGCTGCTCGTACGCGGCCTGGACGATCTCGTGCACCAGGGTGTTCACCGGACCGGCGTCGCCGTACGCGTGCGACACCTTCAGCGCGAAGTAGCCGCCGCCGACCAGGATCCGCACCGGGTGGTGCCTGCGCGGCTCGGACTGCAGCTGACGGGTCATCGCGTCGAAGTCGACCGGGCCGGGGCCGAGGTCGGTCACCGCCTCGTGGACGTAGCGGTGGAACGACGCCCCGTCCATGTGCTGCCAGTTCGAACCGTTGCGGTCCAGCCGGGAGACCGCACGATGGGTCGGGTCCGCGGTGTGCAGGCCGATCAGCGCGTTGCGTACCCGCTCGGCGTTGACCCCGGTGAGGGGGCCGACCGTGCGGATGTACTCCAGCGGCAGCCATGCGCGCTCGCGCAGGGTGAGGCTGGTGGTGGACATGACGTTAACTCCCTCTGCTACCGCGGACATGTCGACGACGGGGGCGAAGACCACCTTCAGAACCATCGGCGCGACCAGGACCGTCTCGATCACCATGACCACGAGCACCGCGGTGACCAGATCGTTCAGGTCACCCTGGCTGCCGCCCCACCAGGCGGCCAGCAGCTCCGCCACACCGGCGAAGACCGCGAAGATCGCGGCGCCGCGCAGCTTGTTCTGCACCCGGGCGATGGCCAGGAAGAAGTGGTGGAAGACGAACGGGATGTAGGTCAGCGCCAGGATGGCCAGGGCGGTGCCGGCGGTCTCCGCGTACTCCGAGCCGAACAGCGACATGATGAAGTCGGAGAGGAAGAACA is part of the Actinoplanes sp. NBC_00393 genome and harbors:
- a CDS encoding beta-galactosidase gives rise to the protein MLHFGGDYNPEQWPEEVWDEDVALMRQAGVTIATVGVFAWSNLEPEPGRYEFGWLDRVLDRLHDGGIKVALATPTASPPPWFTLAHPQAMPVTADGVRLTHGSRDTYCVSAPEYRAAARTIAARLAERYAGHPALAMWHVHNEYGTDCRCDATAAAFRTWLQKQHGDLDTLNEVWTTAFWSQRYSDWAQILPPRATQYLPNPAHVLDFRRFLSDELLSGYVEQRDLLRAANPDVPITTNFVQGGWVSVDHARWAAEVDLVAVDHYPDDAGPGAEEETAFAGDLARGWGGGSWLLMETAPNLIYTRGRMHAKEPGRLTRHSLGYVARGSNGAMYFQWRQPRGGAELFHSALVPHAGPDSPVFREAVGLGRTLKSLSPQVADAAPRTARIAVTWDAPSWWALQGGGRPSADIDYLAAVRQAHRALFRSKLETDFVFPGVSTDALGDYRMIVVPHLYLVSDEAAAAFRDYVAEGGHLVVGHLSGIADPAGRIRLGGYPGAFREVLGVRVVEWHPQPPETEFALDDGLRASRWAERVETAGAQTLARYTAGVLAGAPAVTRNRFGAGSAWYLSTALTDDSLARLLRQVAAEAGVEPVLPGLPSQVEAVRRGDLLFLFNHGPEAATVPLPEGEVTVQGGGFRTVRPAGCGTPGGTPTGMSSSPGRSGGGR
- the ftrA gene encoding transcriptional regulator FtrA; the protein is MRTVSVLAYEGMSVFEMGIVTEVFGLPRPEFDVPWYELTICAESPGPVRLVGGATLHTEHGLDAFAAADTLIVPGVPDVRVDPSPALVEALRTAHDRGARIMSICSGAFALAGAGLLDGRRATTHWRYAEALRRRHPAVEVDAEVLYIDDGAVLTSAGSAAGLDLCLHVIRRDHGPTIANAVARRLVVQPHRDGGQAQFVEAPVTADPEDARVARSMEWALGNLTEPITVDVLAQRAHMSARTYLRHFARATGTTPIRWLIDRRVHASLALLESTRTPIEAIATAVGFETAVTYRHHFAQAMKTSPSAYRRAFHTQPAGPSGIRRPAR
- a CDS encoding rhodanese-like domain-containing protein, which gives rise to MTDSAVAFFAARLEFETDVSDVHADLEAGTTGVVVIDSRSAESWRQGRLPHAVHLPTREIAARAAEVIPPGTRVVTYCWGPGCNGATRAALEFAKLGYPVKEMIGGYEYWVREGFPVRDDQGVQTRPVDELTAPAGAACGC
- a CDS encoding FAD-binding protein, with translation MREHLTNWAGNIVFGAERVHRPRSVDEVRDIVAAAGRLRVLGSGHSFNRLADTDGDLLSLADLPRVVEVAPDRASVRVDGGIRYGELAARLAAEGLAVHNMASLPHISVVGAVATATHGSGVRHGNLATTVSGIEMVRADGELVTLTRADADFPGAVVGLGALGVVTALTLDVVPAFDLRQYVYDDLPAAAVRDELDEILADGYSVSLFTRWTSPDVDMVWLKRLDPLPAGDFHGARPADGPRHPVPGMPTENCTEQGGVPGPWHTRLPHFRMEFTPSSGEELQSEWHVPREQAGAAIEAVNRVRERVAAVVQVCEIRTIAADDLWLSPNFQQDSLALHFTWIADTEAVLPVVADLEEALAPLGARPHWGKIFTTDPAALRDAYPRFADFAGLVRRYDPAGTFRNAWLDELLG
- a CDS encoding response regulator, encoding MASIVVAEDDTDIAALLATVLSNAGHTVHTAPNGAEALEAITETNPDLIILDHHMPGMSGLDVAERLRSTDTTANTPVIMLSAAAPAAARGLVDVTISKPVRPKHLVEAADELLAARKTGEHPAHDAATQLVDVERLLAVSDFLTRPAHAATLDRFAEELTRITGVPMAAITLVLNDSVVVAGSYGLPKWVQEAGGVPVEWSPDTIVVAEDVPVLISDSRADEEYASSPLFSISGVRSYASVPLNSTEGHVVGTLCVMDDKPGTCTEDTVQTLHSQRAPALGLLSRVG
- a CDS encoding MHYT domain-containing protein; amino-acid sequence: MAEIHHFEYGWVTPTVSYVLSVLGSLLGLTSAVRLRSAKSGGERTWWLILAAVAIGATGIWSMHFVAMMGFKVEGTPIRYDVGLTVASALIAFVAVGVGLAIALLGSAAPRTRILIGGVLAGLGVAAMHYTGMAAMELHGEIHYAGREVALSIAIAVVAATVALWLTLVVNKPVVIFISALVMGIAVNGMHFTGMLAMSVLTEPNLDAVAGATASGLLVPIGGAVLFAIIGMVYSLMAAPTEEDRVAAAYLAQRLDSRPAPSAGPQPGQLWGQQPQANQGRQQPQQQGRQQPQQQGWQQPQQQGQPQGQQQGSGRPTLGGSWTYRDRSGQ
- a CDS encoding 3-oxoacyl-ACP synthase III family protein, with amino-acid sequence MAVGILGTGSYLPARVVTNVDLLALVPDADPEWVSRKTLIEERRFAAPDEAASDLAANAARAALERAGVTAAEIDYVIVSTSTGDSPQPPTSNLVQHKIGATRAACFDVNAVCAGFVFALNVANGLVATNPGALVLVIASDIYSRILDFGDRRTSVLFGDGAGAAVVGAVPDRYGIIDIDLASRGEASDLIYVKGGGSRLPASPETVAEGDHYFRMNGRGVRDFVATAVPPALDALLRRSNLKAEDVDHFVPHQANGIMLQELVESAGFQNAHTHLTLPWYGNVGSASLPVTLDDAARNGSLRDGDLVMLAGFGGGMSLGACLLRWGH
- a CDS encoding PRC-barrel domain-containing protein, coding for MTEKSETAPEDLGAPVAYLVLKDGTPVYDRSGDKVGKVEHVLADEQSDVFHGLLIKTGDGHRFAGGDQVDGLFERGVIVSEPADQLATPSADSPAGLAESRSTGLKRAWDWLIQPK
- a CDS encoding lipopolysaccharide biosynthesis protein, giving the protein MTATDAAPQHAESTGKRGILAALKGHVDLFLNAGSLMATTLLTSLFGFAYWWVAARLAPIEAVGQASAAVAAMTLVGTIGMFGMGTMLIAELPSISRGKWDLISTCLLTAGTAATVGGLVYVALAHLWIPSLQDALGGYAATVLLVVGIALNAMTLVLDEAMVGLLQGPLQLMRNAWFSVIKLVLLALVALLPGALTGGGILLTWVAGIVASTVILHRTLRKRGMIDSLRPRAGLLRGRGKKTFDHNLLNLATYLPRAALPLVVTAVLSAEANAAFYTAFMVLSFLAMVPGNVALTLFAVTAGDKAALRSKVRVGLLICLAIGLPASLVVFFLSDFIMSLFGSEYAETAGTALAILALTYIPFVFHHFFLAIARVQNKLRGAAIFAVFAGVAELLAAWWGGSQGDLNDLVTAVLVVMVIETVLVAPMVLKVVFAPVVDMSAVAEGVNVMSTTSLTLRERAWLPLEYIRTVGPLTGVNAERVRNALIGLHTADPTHRAVSRLDRNGSNWQHMDGASFHRYVHEAVTDLGPGPVDFDAMTRQLQSEPRRHHPVRILVGGGYFALKVSHAYGDAGPVNTLVHEIVQAAYEQRSARIAPSKRHRTALVKAWWKQFGLHPDRWKTGLSFARPPHPEEVPMRPWQDSLTVRTARSARVLGQMRAWRDEYAPGVTTSAITFAAFTAALIEMGYRPDLRGGTFLADARRYLDKGVSIDSNFCQGPFLTPPSLTDPMAIHKTLKAELATGRILTMMLLREGKIMLTGAPGMPDPYPTEVPIEPQPRLTFSNQGRHDMLGDLPWAVAPEGRVNQSVPTLNGPEGITLTTSEMNGVLHLEATFHATTYDPALIARALDVVCYDPAGLIMAHR